The nucleotide window TTTCGGCTTCCAGCGGTGGGTTCGACAACACACCAAAAAGCCTCGCCCACTCGAGCGCTTGATCAGCGAAGCCCTCATGGCGGTGCGCAGTCCGCATTGGGATCCGCATTGGGAGCGGAACGCCAGGTCATGACGGGCACATACAAGGTCGCCGTGGGGACTGCGTGGTCTACGCCGCACCGTCGCCGCCAAGAAATATGGTACGCGATCGCCCTGCCAGCAACCGGCATGCGTGCGGTCAGCGCCATGCGCTTGATCCGCGGCGCAGAACCCGGAATCGTTGACACACTGCCCATTCCATTCACCGCACCGATAGGGGCACGGCATCCGCAGCGCGACGGGGAGCCCGCCTGCTAAGAACGCAGCGCCTCCGGATTGGCGATTCGAACGGGTGTCCCGTCCAGCCAGGCCACCACGGCTTCGATGGTGTCGGCGTAAAAAGCACCCAACATTTCGCGGGTGACGTAGCCCAAGTGGGGCGACAACGTCACCGTGGGCAGCCGCCGTAACGGATGATCGGGCGGGAGCGGTTCGATGTCATAGACGTCGAGCCCGGCTCCGGCGATCCGGCCGGACTCGAGCGCGGCGATCATGGCGGCCTCGTCCACGATCGGTCCCCTGGACGTGTTGATCAAGTAGGCGTGTGGCTTCATCAGGGCAAGCTCGTGCGCACCGACCAGACCACGCGTGCGTTCCGACAGCACCACATGCAGGGAAACCACATCCGATTCGGCAAACAACGCCGCCTTGTCGACCCGTCGCACACCGACGTCCGCCGCGGTTTGCTCGGACAGATTTTGACTCCACGCAATAGCCTGCATGCCAAAGACGTTGGCGTAGGCGGCCATCCGGCTGCCGACCCGCCCCAGGCCCACAAGTCCGAGCGTCTTGCCGGAAAGCGTCGCGCCGACGGTGGACTGCCACGAGCCGTCCCGCATGCGTCGATGCTCCTCAGCCAGATTGCGCACCGTCGCAATCATCAATCCCCAGGCCAGTTCCGGCGTGGCGTCAACGAGGGCGCGCAATCGCGGGTGGGTGAAATCGGTGTGGACCACCAGCACGCCCCGCGCGGTGGCCGCGCCCATGTCCAGATTGGGCAGACTGCGTCCGACGATGGTGATCAATTTCAGGTTCGGCAGTCGCTCGAGCAGGGTGCGCGGGAATGCCATGCGCTCACGTAGGGTGCACACCACGTCGAACGCGCGCAGCGCATCGGCGGCTTGGTCCTCGGTAAGGTGCCGGTCGAACACGCTGACCTCGGATCGCGACATCACCGGCGCCCAGTCGGCGAGCCGCAGCGCTACGCCCGCGTAATCGTCGAGTATCGCCACCCGAGGCGTCCGGTCCCCCCGCGCCGCTCGCGCACCTGTCATCCCTGGATTGTGACGGAGGGCCCACACGGCGCCACCGCCACTCACCGAGCGGCGCCTACTCTTGGTAACGAACGCAGCCGTCGCAACAATTTGGAAACCGAGACTTGAGTAGGGTTCGTAGGGTGGCGATCCCTGCTCACTATTTGTTGTCGACCGAGGCACCCGATCCACGCACCCTAATCGACATCATCTACGAGACCGCCGCGCGCTACCCGGACGCCGCAGCGATCGACGACGGCTCGGTACAGCTCACCTACAGCGAGCTGATCGAAGACATGCAGTCCAGTGTCGGGTGGCTGGCCGCCCGGGGCATCGGCCGGGGCGATCGGATCGGAATCCGGATGCCCTCGGGCAGCTATTCGTTGTACGTGGCGATCCTGGCGGTCCTCGCTGCCGGTGCGGCCTACGTGCCGGTGGACGCCGACGATCCCGACGAACGGGCCGAATTGGTGTTCGGCGAGGCCAACGTGGTCGCCGTCATCACCGAGAAGGGCATCGAGCGAACCCTCGGCGCATCCCGGGGCTGGCGGGCGGAGGCGCCGCTGTTACGCGACGACGCGTGGATCATCTTCACCTCCGGATCCACGGGTACGCCCAAGGGGGTGGCGGTCACCCACCGCAGCGCCGCCGCCTTCGTCGATGCCGAGGCGCAGATATTCTTGCAGGACAATCCGATTAGGCCCGGTGATCGGGTGCTGGCCGGGTTGTCGGTGGCGTTCGACGCATCATGTGAAGAGATGTGGCTGGCGTGGCGACACGGCGCGTGCCTGGTGCCCGCACCCCGGTCGCTGGTGCGCAGCGGGATGGACCTGGGCCCATGGCTGGTGACGCGCGATGTGACCGTGGTGTCGACGGTGCCGTCATTGGCCGCGCTATGGCCCGCCGAAGCACTGGAAGCGGTGCGGCTGTTGATCTTTGGCGGGGAGGCCTGCCCCCCTGAGCTGGCCGAGCGGCTTGCGGTGGACGGGCGCGAGGTGTGGAACACCTACGGCCCCACGGAGGCCACCGTGGTCGCGTGCGCCGCCAAGCTGGACGGCTCCGGGCCGATCAGCATAGGACTGCCCCTGCCGGGCTGGGATCTGGCCGTCGTCAACACCGACGGCCATCAGGTGGGCTACGGCGAGGTCGGCGAACTGGTGATCGGCGGGGTGGGGTTGGCCCGGTATCTGGACGGCAACAAGGACGCCGAAAAATACGCCCCGCTACCCACCCTGGACTGGCCGCGCGCCTACCGCAGTGGCGACCTGGTACGCCTCGAGCGCGACGGGCTCTATTTCTGCGGGCGCGGTGATGACCAGGTCAAGGTCGGCGGCCGGCGTATCGAACTGGGCGAGGTCGACTCGGCCTTGGTGCACCTGCCGGGGGTCAGTGGTGGGGCGGCCGCGGTGCGCCGCACCGCCACCGGCACGGCCGTACTGGTCGGCTACGTGGTCAGCACCGACCCGTCGTTCGACCTCGCCGCCGCCCGCAACCAGCTGGCCGAACACCTGCCCGCAGCGCTGGTACCGCGGCTCGTGCGAATCGACGAGCTGCCCACGCGCACATCGGGCAAGGTGGATCGCGATGCGCTGCCGTGGCCGCCGCCCGGGAGTTCGGTCGACGACGAAATCCCCGATCTGGCGGGCACAGCGGGTTGGTTGGCCGGGTTGTGGCGCGATCTGCTCGGCGCCACCATCTCCGGTCCCGAAGCTGACTTCTTCGCTCTGGGCGGCGGATCGTTAGCGGCCGCGCAATTGGTCGCCACGCTGCGCCACCAATATCCGCAGATCACCGTCGCCGACCTTTACGACCATCCGCGGCTTGGCTCGCTGGCGGGATTTCTCGACGAGCTCGGCCCACCCCCACAAGTCGCCGAACGTGTGGTACCGCCGACGCCCCGGACCACCCAACTGGCCCAGACCGTGCTGGCCGTACCGCTGGCGACGCTGTCGGCGCTGCAGTGGGTGACCTGGCTGGCACTGCTCAACAATGTCGCCGGCGCCCTCCACGTGGTGCCCTGGACCGTCGCGGTGAACTGGTGGCTGATCGCCGTCGCCTTCGTCGTGTTCGTCACCCCGATAGGTCGGATGGGCATCGCGGTCCTGTTCGCACGCATCTTGCTGCGAAAGATCAGACCGGGCAGCTACCCCCGCGGCGGATCGGTGCATCTGCGCATCTGGTTTACCGAGCGGCTGGCCGAGGCCAGCGGCGCCGAGAATCTCGGCGGAGCACCGTGGTTGGTTTACTACGCCCGCGCGCTGGGCGCCGACATCGGTAAGGGTGTGGATCTGCATTCGATGCCACCGGTGACGGGGCTGCTGACCGTGGGGCACCGCAGTGCCATCGAACCCGAGGTCGACCTGTGCGGACACTGGATCGACGGCGATGTGTTTCACGTCGGGACGATCACTATCGGCAACGACGCGACGATCGGCGCGCGAACAACGCTGTTGCCCGGTGCCGTGGTCGGCAAGAACGCCGACGTGGCGCCCGGCTCGGGCGTGACCGACAAGATCAAAAACGGCCAATACTGGAAGGGTTCTCCAGCGGCCAAGTCCGGTCGGGTCAACCACCCGTGGCCCGACGAGCGGCCGGCGCGCCGACCGCAGTGGGTCGCGGTGTATGGGTTGACGTCGCTATCGCTGGCCGGACTGCCATTGCTGGCCGCCGCGGCGGGCTTGGCGGTGATCGCGGTGGCCGTCCATCACACCCGCTTCCTCGCGGAGGCGGTGTTGCCCGCGCTGGTCTGGACTCCGGTAGCCACGCTGGCCGCAGTTGCGGTGTACGCCTTGGTCACGGTGGTGGTGGTGCGGACGCTGTCGATCGGGTTGCGCGAGGGCTACCACCCGGTGCGTAGTCGCGTGGGCTGGCAGCTATGGACCACCGAGCGGCTCATGGACGCCGCGCGCAACTACCTGTTCCCGCTGTATGCAAGCCTGCTGACACCGCTGTGGCTACGAGTCCTGGGCACCAAAGTTGGCCGCGGCACCGAGATCTCCACGGTGCTACTGATTCCGAAGTTCACCACGATCGAGGACGGGGCTTTCCTGGCCGACGACACCATGGTGGCCTCATACGAGCTCGGTGGCGGCTGGATCTACGCGGCTCATACCACCGTCGGCAGGCGGGCGTTCCTCGGAAACTCCGGCATCACCCAACCGGGCCGCCGCGTCCCCGACGATGGGCTGGTGGCGGTGCTGTCGGCGACACCGCCCAAGGCCAAACGAGGTTCGTCCTGGTTGGGCAGCCCACCGATGCGGCTGCGGCGGCGCCCCGCCGAAGCCGACGCCGAAACCACCTACGAACCGTCCACGCGGCTAAAGGTGATGCGGGCCGCGGTAGAAACCTGCCGGTTGCTGCCCATGATGGTGACCCTCGCGATCGCGCTCGCGGTGCTGGGCTGCCTGCAGGCCCTGACGCTGAGGTTCGGACCCTCCGGCATTTGGTGGGCGGCGCTCTGCGGTGGACTGGTGCTGCTGCTCGCGGGAGCGGTGGCCGGCGCCGTCGCGGTCGCGGCGAAATGGCTTGTGGTCGGCCGCATCAAGGCCAGCGAGTTTCCCCTGTGGTCCTCCTTCGTGTGGCGCAACGAGCTGGCCGACACGTTCGTCGAAACCGTCGCGGCACCGTGGTTCGCCCGCGCGGCCAGCGGAACGCCGGTGATGAACCTGTGGCTGCGCGGCTTGGGCGCGCACGTGGGCCGCGGCGTATGGTGTGACACGTATTGGCTGCCGGAGGCGGATCTGGTCACCCTTGGCGAGGGCTGCACGGTCAACCGCGGCTGTGTGGTGCAGACGCATCTGTTCCATGACCGAATCATGCGGATGGACACCGTCATACTCGAACCCGGCGCAACGCT belongs to Mycobacterium basiliense and includes:
- a CDS encoding D-2-hydroxyacid dehydrogenase family protein; this encodes MTGARAARGDRTPRVAILDDYAGVALRLADWAPVMSRSEVSVFDRHLTEDQAADALRAFDVVCTLRERMAFPRTLLERLPNLKLITIVGRSLPNLDMGAATARGVLVVHTDFTHPRLRALVDATPELAWGLMIATVRNLAEEHRRMRDGSWQSTVGATLSGKTLGLVGLGRVGSRMAAYANVFGMQAIAWSQNLSEQTAADVGVRRVDKAALFAESDVVSLHVVLSERTRGLVGAHELALMKPHAYLINTSRGPIVDEAAMIAALESGRIAGAGLDVYDIEPLPPDHPLRRLPTVTLSPHLGYVTREMLGAFYADTIEAVVAWLDGTPVRIANPEALRS
- a CDS encoding Pls/PosA family non-ribosomal peptide synthetase, giving the protein MAIPAHYLLSTEAPDPRTLIDIIYETAARYPDAAAIDDGSVQLTYSELIEDMQSSVGWLAARGIGRGDRIGIRMPSGSYSLYVAILAVLAAGAAYVPVDADDPDERAELVFGEANVVAVITEKGIERTLGASRGWRAEAPLLRDDAWIIFTSGSTGTPKGVAVTHRSAAAFVDAEAQIFLQDNPIRPGDRVLAGLSVAFDASCEEMWLAWRHGACLVPAPRSLVRSGMDLGPWLVTRDVTVVSTVPSLAALWPAEALEAVRLLIFGGEACPPELAERLAVDGREVWNTYGPTEATVVACAAKLDGSGPISIGLPLPGWDLAVVNTDGHQVGYGEVGELVIGGVGLARYLDGNKDAEKYAPLPTLDWPRAYRSGDLVRLERDGLYFCGRGDDQVKVGGRRIELGEVDSALVHLPGVSGGAAAVRRTATGTAVLVGYVVSTDPSFDLAAARNQLAEHLPAALVPRLVRIDELPTRTSGKVDRDALPWPPPGSSVDDEIPDLAGTAGWLAGLWRDLLGATISGPEADFFALGGGSLAAAQLVATLRHQYPQITVADLYDHPRLGSLAGFLDELGPPPQVAERVVPPTPRTTQLAQTVLAVPLATLSALQWVTWLALLNNVAGALHVVPWTVAVNWWLIAVAFVVFVTPIGRMGIAVLFARILLRKIRPGSYPRGGSVHLRIWFTERLAEASGAENLGGAPWLVYYARALGADIGKGVDLHSMPPVTGLLTVGHRSAIEPEVDLCGHWIDGDVFHVGTITIGNDATIGARTTLLPGAVVGKNADVAPGSGVTDKIKNGQYWKGSPAAKSGRVNHPWPDERPARRPQWVAVYGLTSLSLAGLPLLAAAAGLAVIAVAVHHTRFLAEAVLPALVWTPVATLAAVAVYALVTVVVVRTLSIGLREGYHPVRSRVGWQLWTTERLMDAARNYLFPLYASLLTPLWLRVLGTKVGRGTEISTVLLIPKFTTIEDGAFLADDTMVASYELGGGWIYAAHTTVGRRAFLGNSGITQPGRRVPDDGLVAVLSATPPKAKRGSSWLGSPPMRLRRRPAEADAETTYEPSTRLKVMRAAVETCRLLPMMVTLAIALAVLGCLQALTLRFGPSGIWWAALCGGLVLLLAGAVAGAVAVAAKWLVVGRIKASEFPLWSSFVWRNELADTFVETVAAPWFARAASGTPVMNLWLRGLGAHVGRGVWCDTYWLPEADLVTLGEGCTVNRGCVVQTHLFHDRIMRMDTVILEPGATLGPHCVALPAARLGAGAAVGPASLVVRGDEVPASTRWQGNPIRPWQVRRKKSGGKKQSEGGVEDTAA